The Chthoniobacterales bacterium genomic sequence AGAACGAACTGCGCCGCGGCAACCGCGTCACCGCGGTGGCCGACGAACTGGGTTTCCGCGACCCGAGTTATTTCGCCCGCTGGTTCCGCAAACAAACCGGCTTGCCGCCGTCTCACTGGCAACCAGTCTGGCTCCGCAGCTCATCGAGTGTTTCGAGAGCCTCCTAAAGAAACTGTGCGGCGAACAGAGAACCGTTGCGATTCATTCTCGCGGGCAGGTCGAACTGGTTGGCCTGGGTCCGAGCGAACAGGCCCTACAGATTCTTGATCGCCGCGGGGGGAACATTCCTTTTTGCCGCGGCCGGTTTTTACTCGCCGCAACTTGCGCCACCCCTTCCGGGCACGATTCCGACCGCCATCTCCATACCATGCGTTCCGCCGGTTACAGAAACAACGTGCCCCTCCAAATCGAAAGACCCGCCATCATAACATTCCTCCTTATTTTAAAAACGCATTCGTTAAGAATTGATTCATCACCGGGAACCGCTGCGTGCGGGTGGCCACGAAGCCGAACACAAAACGATGCCCGGCAGTCAGCAGCACAGAAGCCGTCAGAACAAATAAAAACAGCAGTGCACCAGGTTGACGGACAAGTGAAAACGCCCCGGGATTCCATTGCACCACATACAATACAACAATATGCCAAAAGTAGATCCACAGACTGGCCGAGCCCAAAAAAGCAATCCCCGTTTTGAACCGGCCCGTTAGCGGGACTTTCATGCAAACAAGACTCGTGAACACGGACATCGTCAGGCCCCATTGGACATAATAGATCCCCGGCGGATATTTGGAGTTTTGAGGCTTGAACCAACTTCCCATTTCTCCCGGATTAAAGCCGTGCTTGAACAGAATACACAGAATCAAGGCGGCTGCCGATGCCAGCAGAAACACAACCCGCCCGCGCCATTGCAGACAATTCAGTAACATTCCGGCCCCGAAAAGCACCGAGTAGCCCAGTCCGAAAAAGATGTAATCAGAGACAAGCGTCCGAACCCAGGTCGTCACGGGCAAAGGCATGTAGTTCAACATCAATTCATAGCCGATATAAATATTCAGCAAAATCGAAACAAATGCCGTGTTGCCCACCCGCTTTTGCAGCGCATGCAAGAGAGGCGCGGTCAGCGCGACCAGCAAAAACACGCGGATAATCCAAACATAGCCAATGGAGCCTTTGTTCGAAAGAAGGAAACTTTGCGTAATTTGACCCCAACTAAACGGATCTCCCGCCACAAACAGCGGGGCGATACAAAACAACAGCGTCAGAAAAACCCAGCATGGCAGGAGCAGGCGTAAAAACCGACGGATGTAGTAGGCTCCCAGTTTTAGTTCCGCAGGCGCCGACATCGCAAACGCCATTCCGGAAACAACCGCCATCATCGGCACATCAAAGTTCCGGAGTTGAAAGAGCAGGGTTTCCTTTGAAATCGTATGGGCCAAGATGATCAGCACCAGCGCCGAGGCCCGCATGAGATCAATCGTGTTGTCCCGCTCGTTCATTGTCCCGCCTTCTCAAACTTCCAACACCGCCGCATCACTCGGACAGTCGAATTGCCATCCGCACGTTGTGGAGAGCATAAAAGTGCTTGTATAGTAAAATAAGTTTTTTGTTTGGAATCCTATATCCGCCGGCAACGTCTCGAGAAAACTAGAGTCGCTCGGGACAACCCCACAGCGACAGCACCTGCGGGCGTTCTCCGGGTCTCAATTTGCGCGGTTTCATCGTCTGGGGTCTTTGGCCGCGGCGGGAACCAACCCGGTAATCCGCGAAATGAAGGCATGCCCAATCAAGCCCACGCCATGCACCGTCGCAAGCACGGCGTTTCCCTTGGCACAAAACCGCATACGATTGGCACGGATCGTCTCACACATCATATTAC encodes the following:
- a CDS encoding acyltransferase; the encoded protein is MNERDNTIDLMRASALVLIILAHTISKETLLFQLRNFDVPMMAVVSGMAFAMSAPAELKLGAYYIRRFLRLLLPCWVFLTLLFCIAPLFVAGDPFSWGQITQSFLLSNKGSIGYVWIIRVFLLVALTAPLLHALQKRVGNTAFVSILLNIYIGYELMLNYMPLPVTTWVRTLVSDYIFFGLGYSVLFGAGMLLNCLQWRGRVVFLLASAAALILCILFKHGFNPGEMGSWFKPQNSKYPPGIYYVQWGLTMSVFTSLVCMKVPLTGRFKTGIAFLGSASLWIYFWHIVVLYVVQWNPGAFSLVRQPGALLFLFVLTASVLLTAGHRFVFGFVATRTQRFPVMNQFLTNAFLK